A DNA window from Candidatus Rokuibacteriota bacterium contains the following coding sequences:
- a CDS encoding SDR family oxidoreductase encodes MDLKLNDKVVLVTGAGQGLGRGIGLAFAREGARVAFHYRSSAEGAEAGAAEARALGVKTMVVGADLRSDGAVADAVERVESELGAIDVLVNNAAATQRKPFLESTSEDWAPQVDVTVTGTLRVTHAVAGRMAARRSGAIVNLMGDSGRVGESGLLVTATARASTVGLTKSLARELARYGIRANCVSIALVQTENLGAHAGGADEERMKKLLAQYPLRRLGRPEDVTAMVLLLASPLSSWTTGQVVSVNGGYAMV; translated from the coding sequence ATGGACCTCAAGCTCAACGATAAGGTCGTGCTGGTCACCGGAGCCGGACAAGGTCTGGGACGGGGCATCGGCCTCGCCTTCGCCCGGGAGGGGGCCCGCGTGGCCTTTCACTACCGCTCGTCGGCCGAAGGCGCCGAAGCCGGGGCCGCCGAGGCCCGCGCGCTGGGCGTGAAGACGATGGTCGTCGGCGCCGACCTTCGCAGCGACGGCGCCGTGGCCGACGCCGTCGAGCGGGTCGAGTCCGAGCTGGGCGCTATCGACGTGCTCGTCAACAACGCGGCCGCGACGCAGCGCAAGCCCTTCCTCGAATCCACCTCCGAGGACTGGGCGCCACAGGTGGACGTGACGGTGACCGGTACGCTCCGCGTGACCCACGCCGTGGCCGGCCGCATGGCGGCGCGGCGCTCGGGCGCCATCGTGAACCTCATGGGCGACTCCGGGCGCGTAGGGGAGTCCGGCCTGCTCGTCACCGCGACCGCGCGCGCCTCGACAGTCGGCCTGACGAAGTCGCTCGCCCGAGAGCTCGCGCGCTACGGCATCCGCGCGAACTGCGTATCGATCGCCCTCGTGCAGACCGAGAACCTCGGGGCGCACGCTGGCGGCGCCGACGAGGAGCGCATGAAGAAGCTCCTGGCGCAGTACCCCTTGCGGCGACTCGGCCGTCCCGAGGACGTCACCGCGATGGTCCTGCTGCTGGCCTCGCCGCTGTCGAGCTGGACCACCGGCCAGGTGGTGTCGGTCAACGGCGGCTACGCCATGGTCTGA